The Sulfurimonas hydrogeniphila genome includes a window with the following:
- a CDS encoding COG3400 family protein, which translates to MKKILIISSGPIGQHFIQRVAETYTSENIYYIVQTKEKKFKDASPARFKFYEFDPTSFYKLANLLKMEFIQVVIAMDNQTEVENTIKNIRVVKKQLRVVVLNQWNMTNEDPNVVLINANEILASRLLDYLPNVPVIAQNVGIGEGEIMEVLVPFGSSFVYRHIGVIEQKNWRIVAIYRNRKLIMPSRRRMIQPNDTLLLVGEPAVLRSVYKAIKRELGQFPEPFGTNILLYIDMNIVNHSNILGLVHHAMYIHEKFKHDLVIKIVNPSDIDIIEKIKDLRDLDIVVEIDYDSINLRSAFLHDVKSYHVGLVIVSREMFADYHVRKCLYDVHVPVLKLSEKSFSKVKDVALILSDNRDLEKISATIFDIAEQLNFNIELYNYINEHQDEKEQVIEHFYNLSTIFSKSIKVFKENENPIRLLKHKENFIQIIPFTNKLTTRHIYALFSTDSEKLYFKLDDFHQIFIPVQL; encoded by the coding sequence ATGAAAAAAATACTGATAATAAGCAGCGGACCGATAGGACAACACTTTATTCAACGGGTCGCAGAGACATATACGAGTGAAAATATATACTATATAGTACAGACAAAAGAGAAAAAATTCAAAGATGCAAGCCCTGCACGGTTTAAATTTTACGAGTTTGATCCTACGAGTTTTTACAAACTGGCAAATTTGCTAAAAATGGAATTTATCCAGGTTGTTATAGCGATGGATAATCAGACTGAAGTGGAAAATACGATTAAAAATATTCGTGTTGTCAAAAAGCAGTTGCGGGTTGTTGTCTTAAATCAGTGGAATATGACCAATGAAGATCCGAATGTTGTACTCATCAATGCAAACGAGATTTTGGCCTCCCGTTTGTTGGATTACCTGCCAAATGTTCCGGTTATAGCACAGAATGTCGGTATAGGCGAGGGCGAAATAATGGAAGTGCTTGTGCCTTTTGGCAGTTCTTTTGTTTATCGGCATATTGGAGTGATTGAGCAGAAGAATTGGCGTATAGTTGCCATATACAGAAACAGAAAGCTCATTATGCCTTCGCGCAGACGCATGATACAGCCAAATGACACTCTTTTGCTTGTTGGTGAGCCGGCAGTTCTGCGTTCTGTATACAAAGCGATCAAGCGTGAACTCGGACAGTTCCCTGAGCCTTTTGGAACAAATATTCTTTTATATATAGATATGAATATTGTAAATCACTCAAATATTCTTGGGCTTGTGCACCATGCAATGTATATACATGAAAAATTCAAACATGACCTTGTTATAAAAATTGTAAACCCTTCAGATATTGATATTATTGAAAAAATCAAGGATTTAAGAGATCTGGATATTGTTGTCGAGATAGATTATGACAGTATTAATCTGCGATCTGCATTTTTGCATGACGTAAAGTCGTATCATGTCGGACTGGTGATTGTATCAAGAGAAATGTTTGCCGATTATCATGTGAGAAAATGTTTGTATGATGTACATGTACCGGTACTGAAACTCTCAGAAAAATCTTTTTCCAAGGTGAAAGATGTCGCTTTGATACTCTCAGACAACAGAGACCTGGAAAAAATATCTGCTACGATTTTTGATATAGCCGAGCAGCTGAATTTCAATATAGAACTTTATAATTATATCAACGAGCACCAGGATGAAAAAGAACAGGTCATTGAGCATTTTTATAATCTTTCAACGATTTTTTCCAAGTCAATCAAAGTCTTCAAAGAAAATGAAAACCCGATTCGGCTCCTGAAGCACAAAGAAAATTTTATACAGATTATTCCTTTTACAAACAAACTCACAACACGCCATATTTATGCTCTTTTTTCAACTGACAGTGAAAAACTCTATTTTAAACTGGATGATTTTCATCAAATTTTTATACCTGTACAGCTATAA
- the trmA gene encoding tRNA (uridine(54)-C5)-methyltransferase TrmA, translating into MDCKYFGECGACRVYEDGYEVQLNEKVQINKERFSPYFDGDISVYKSLDEHYRARSEFKIWHSGDEISYAMNHIDKKGVVLIEECPQVNEYIAELMPKLLSAIQKHEIGFKLFGADFLSASSGEIVVSLLYHRALDEAWQKKATEIAEDLNIYIIGRSRKQKVVVGQDYVTETLHVNKDVYKFKHIENSFTQPNPRVNEQMIVWASDRFSDTKNDLLELYCGAGNFTIPFAKKFNKVLATEISKSSINAAKENMVLNQVENIEFVRMSVEDFVGALDGVREYRRMKDIDINSYNINSVFVDPPRSGMGEYSCKFVSRYDHIVYISCNPLTLLDDLEILCQTHQVTDMALFDQFPYTHHVEMGVKLIKKDLK; encoded by the coding sequence TTGGATTGTAAATATTTTGGCGAATGTGGTGCCTGCAGAGTCTATGAAGATGGGTATGAAGTGCAACTCAATGAAAAAGTACAGATAAACAAAGAAAGATTTTCTCCTTACTTTGACGGAGATATTTCTGTGTATAAATCCCTGGATGAACATTATCGTGCACGAAGCGAGTTCAAAATATGGCACTCTGGCGATGAGATATCCTATGCGATGAACCATATTGACAAAAAAGGGGTTGTTCTGATAGAGGAATGCCCCCAGGTCAATGAATATATCGCTGAATTGATGCCAAAACTGCTCTCAGCCATACAAAAACATGAGATAGGCTTTAAGCTTTTCGGTGCAGATTTTTTAAGTGCAAGCTCGGGAGAAATAGTAGTTTCACTATTGTATCACAGGGCTTTGGATGAAGCATGGCAGAAAAAAGCAACAGAAATAGCAGAAGATTTGAATATATATATCATAGGCAGGTCGCGCAAACAAAAAGTTGTGGTCGGACAGGATTATGTCACGGAAACTTTACATGTAAACAAGGATGTCTATAAGTTTAAACATATTGAAAACAGTTTTACCCAGCCAAATCCGAGAGTAAACGAACAGATGATTGTCTGGGCAAGCGACAGGTTTTCAGATACGAAAAATGATCTGCTTGAGCTTTACTGCGGGGCAGGAAACTTTACTATACCTTTTGCAAAAAAATTCAACAAAGTACTGGCAACAGAAATATCCAAATCCTCCATCAATGCGGCAAAAGAAAATATGGTTTTAAACCAGGTAGAGAACATAGAATTTGTCCGTATGAGTGTTGAGGATTTTGTCGGAGCACTTGACGGCGTAAGAGAGTACAGAAGAATGAAAGATATTGATATCAACAGCTACAATATCAACTCTGTTTTTGTAGATCCTCCACGAAGCGGAATGGGCGAATACTCATGCAAATTTGTCTCAAGGTATGATCATATAGTCTATATTTCATGTAATCCGCTGACTCTCCTGGATGATTTGGAAATATTGTGCCAAACACATCAGGTGACAGACATGGCGCTTTTTGACCAGTTTCCCTACACACATCATGTTGAAATGGGTGTGAAACTTATTAAAAAAGATCTCAAATGA
- the fliP gene encoding flagellar type III secretion system pore protein FliP (The bacterial flagellar biogenesis protein FliP forms a type III secretion system (T3SS)-type pore required for flagellar assembly.), with protein sequence MIRVLFLLLALSALGFGAESPVVPTMNLSLSAPDTPQQLVSSLNVLVVLTLLFLAPSMVLVMTTFTRFVIVFGFLRQALGTQQVPPTQLLVMLAMILTFFVMEPIGTKAYEQGIKPYIAKDIGYEEAFTKTTLPFKNFMIRNTREKDLALFLRIRKMENPKTVADVPLSIVIPAFIISELKTAFEIGFLLFLPFLVIDMVVASILMSMGMMMLPPVMISLPFKILVFVLIDGWNLLIGNLIASVK encoded by the coding sequence ATGATAAGAGTTCTTTTTTTACTTTTGGCATTGAGTGCTTTGGGTTTTGGGGCAGAATCGCCTGTTGTGCCTACAATGAATCTCAGCCTTTCTGCTCCTGATACACCGCAACAGCTTGTTTCTTCTCTTAATGTACTCGTTGTTCTTACCTTGCTTTTTTTAGCTCCTTCGATGGTACTTGTAATGACAACATTTACACGATTTGTCATTGTGTTCGGGTTTTTACGTCAGGCACTCGGTACCCAACAGGTTCCTCCGACGCAGCTTCTTGTCATGCTTGCAATGATTTTGACTTTTTTTGTGATGGAACCCATAGGAACAAAAGCCTATGAGCAGGGTATCAAGCCTTACATAGCCAAGGATATAGGGTATGAAGAGGCTTTTACCAAAACTACTCTGCCTTTTAAAAATTTTATGATTAGAAATACCAGAGAAAAAGATCTGGCGCTCTTTTTGCGTATACGAAAAATGGAAAATCCGAAAACTGTGGCAGATGTTCCTCTCTCAATTGTTATTCCTGCCTTTATCATCAGTGAATTAAAAACCGCTTTTGAGATAGGCTTTTTGCTCTTTTTGCCTTTTTTGGTCATAGATATGGTCGTGGCCTCTATTTTGATGTCTATGGGTATGATGATGCTGCCTCCTGTTATGATCTCTCTGCCTTTCAAAATACTTGTTTTTGTATTGATTGACGGCTGGAATTTACTGATAGGCAATTTGATTGCCTCCGTAAAATAA
- a CDS encoding flagellar motor protein MotB, producing MGKKKCPECEECLPAWLAAFGDLMSLLLCFFVLLLSMSSMDAKKISEAIGSLSGAMSVLEGGTQTEISKKRMLEATPIDSQDETSEVVNRVQQAATDANEMMEKTQSPAITVKEAQDGFVIKLPATLLFKPGSATIENQDALLFLKRITLIIQELPNDMLVDVQGHTDDRDPGPNSPYKDNWELSTARALAVLHELILDGVDPARLSATGFAQYQPIATNATATGREKNRRVELHFYGKKSEEAQNINNSILDKTVEKK from the coding sequence ATGGGTAAAAAAAAGTGTCCTGAATGCGAGGAGTGCCTCCCTGCATGGCTCGCGGCGTTTGGAGACTTAATGTCTCTGCTTCTGTGTTTTTTCGTTTTGCTGCTTTCCATGTCAAGTATGGATGCAAAAAAGATTTCAGAAGCGATCGGTTCACTCTCAGGGGCGATGAGTGTTCTTGAGGGCGGTACGCAAACAGAAATTTCAAAAAAAAGAATGCTTGAAGCCACGCCTATAGACTCTCAGGACGAAACGAGTGAAGTGGTCAACAGAGTACAGCAGGCTGCAACTGATGCGAATGAGATGATGGAAAAAACACAGTCTCCTGCGATTACCGTAAAAGAGGCTCAGGACGGTTTTGTTATAAAACTGCCGGCAACACTGTTGTTCAAACCAGGCAGTGCAACGATAGAAAACCAGGACGCTTTGTTGTTTTTGAAGCGGATTACGCTTATTATTCAAGAGTTGCCAAATGATATGCTTGTGGATGTACAGGGACATACTGATGACAGAGATCCCGGACCGAACAGTCCTTATAAGGACAATTGGGAACTCTCAACTGCAAGAGCGCTGGCGGTTTTGCATGAGTTGATTTTAGACGGTGTTGATCCTGCACGTTTGAGTGCAACAGGTTTTGCACAGTATCAGCCCATAGCGACCAATGCAACAGCCACAGGAAGAGAAAAAAACAGAAGAGTTGAATTGCATTTTTATGGCAAAAAAAGTGAAGAAGCGCAAAATATCAACAATTCTATTTTAGATAAAACAGTCGAGAAAAAATGA
- a CDS encoding motility protein A yields the protein MDLGTVIGIVLIMALLLGAMTMGVGVGAYIDIPSVLIVVGGSIGALMISFKPAQMKKFTKVFMKAIKPAEEDVGELIKKLVEFATKARKDGILALESDVNNEENEFLKKGLSMAIDGSEPDTIRDLLEIDMEQTSTRHKIHASIFNQWAGLAGAMGMIGTLIGLVAMLLNMADPSAIGPSMAVALLTTMYGAMIGNIFGTPIYNILTIRNDEETMLKEMILEGIMSIQSGDAPRVLEAKLLAYLAPADRVSQFE from the coding sequence ATGGATTTAGGTACGGTCATTGGTATTGTTTTGATTATGGCTCTTTTGCTCGGGGCCATGACAATGGGTGTTGGTGTCGGTGCATATATCGATATTCCTTCTGTTTTAATTGTTGTCGGCGGTAGTATCGGGGCTTTGATGATCTCCTTTAAACCGGCGCAAATGAAAAAATTTACCAAAGTTTTTATGAAAGCTATCAAACCTGCCGAAGAGGATGTGGGTGAGCTTATCAAAAAACTGGTAGAGTTTGCAACCAAGGCAAGAAAAGACGGTATTTTGGCATTGGAAAGTGATGTCAACAATGAAGAGAACGAATTCTTGAAAAAAGGGCTCTCCATGGCAATTGACGGCAGTGAACCTGATACGATTCGTGATTTGCTTGAAATTGACATGGAACAGACAAGTACCCGCCATAAGATTCATGCTTCTATATTTAACCAGTGGGCAGGGCTTGCCGGTGCGATGGGTATGATCGGAACGCTCATCGGACTTGTTGCCATGCTTTTAAATATGGCAGATCCTTCTGCAATTGGTCCATCAATGGCAGTTGCTTTGCTTACAACCATGTACGGTGCAATGATAGGTAATATATTCGGAACACCGATTTACAATATCCTGACTATCAGAAATGATGAAGAGACTATGCTTAAAGAGATGATCCTTGAGGGTATCATGTCTATTCAGTCCGGTGATGCGCCTAGAGTGCTTGAAGCAAAACTGCTTGCCTATCTGGCTCCTGCTGACCGTGTCAGTCAGTTTGAATAA
- a CDS encoding phosphatase PAP2 family protein translates to MNINQQLVVTFILLLFSIIFFGISDVDLRLQDQFFDFTTHKWVLFWGEQPYKFIFYDGIKKLLIAFAVSLLLALIFFRKTKLVNDYKRGMIIVILSAIFVPLIASSIKGETNMPCPKDEVRYGGVYPRTAVWQNYTHEFKLHHHKSKCWPAGHASGGFALLSLIFLFHKRRNKIIASAVALTIGWSMGLYKMVIGDHFFSHTVITMILAWLIILLIAKIVNKIYSL, encoded by the coding sequence ATGAACATTAACCAGCAACTCGTTGTTACTTTTATACTTCTGCTTTTTAGCATCATTTTTTTCGGGATAAGCGATGTAGATTTGCGCCTGCAAGATCAGTTTTTTGATTTTACGACGCATAAATGGGTTCTTTTTTGGGGTGAGCAGCCTTACAAGTTTATATTTTACGACGGTATTAAAAAACTTCTCATTGCCTTTGCTGTGAGTCTGTTGCTTGCACTTATCTTTTTTAGAAAAACAAAACTGGTCAATGACTACAAAAGAGGCATGATTATTGTCATACTTTCTGCTATATTTGTGCCGCTTATTGCAAGTTCTATAAAAGGAGAGACAAATATGCCCTGTCCCAAAGATGAAGTAAGATATGGCGGAGTGTATCCCAGAACGGCAGTCTGGCAAAATTATACTCACGAATTTAAACTGCATCATCACAAAAGCAAATGCTGGCCTGCCGGACATGCAAGCGGCGGATTTGCGCTTTTGAGCCTGATATTTTTATTTCACAAACGGAGAAACAAAATCATTGCCTCTGCAGTTGCTTTGACAATCGGGTGGAGTATGGGGCTGTATAAAATGGTTATCGGCGATCATTTTTTCAGCCATACGGTCATTACAATGATACTTGCATGGCTGATTATATTACTCATCGCAAAGATAGTCAATAAAATTTACTCTTTATAA
- a CDS encoding phosphoethanolamine transferase, with protein sequence MKKITQTQLIIYVSIFFILFDNYSFFHNVLQVYPLNWHNIGFLISLAVILVFFMIFLLSLVCYKYTLKPILITLLLVSSLTNYFMNSYHVVIDASMIRNTLQTNMHESLDLVTLKQVLYFVFLGLLPSYFVYKAKIAYRPFKQEFFARLKLIGLSLAVIVASFFLFSKFYTSFVREHKPLRYSINPAYWMYSIGKYINLTFNSGPLVVKPIGLDAKIVNDDNRKKLVIMVVGEAARADHFSLNGYKRETNPLLAQDDIVDFPNFYSCGTSTAASVPCMFAKYGKSDYSYKKGISTENVLDVLKHTNDVAILWRDNNSDSKGVALRVPYEDYKIPKNNTVCADGECRDVGMLVGLDKFIQKNKGKNILIVLHQMGNHGPAYYKRYPKAFEKFTPTCKTNQLENCTQQEITNAYDNAILYTDYFLDKTINFLKKYENKYDTAMIYMSDHGESLGEGGVYLHGLPYFMAPDAQVHIGALMWFGKNMAKKVDEDALRKRKDEKYTQDDLFHTLLGIFDVHTKEYNKKLDILKDEH encoded by the coding sequence TTGAAAAAAATTACACAAACACAACTCATCATCTATGTCAGCATATTTTTTATTCTATTTGATAATTACAGCTTTTTTCACAATGTCTTGCAGGTCTATCCGCTGAACTGGCACAATATAGGCTTTTTGATTTCCCTTGCGGTTATTCTAGTCTTTTTTATGATATTTCTACTGAGTCTGGTTTGTTATAAATACACACTCAAACCGATTTTGATTACACTTTTGCTGGTTTCATCACTGACAAACTATTTTATGAACAGTTATCATGTGGTGATTGATGCAAGTATGATTCGAAATACCCTGCAGACAAATATGCACGAATCACTGGATCTGGTCACGCTCAAACAGGTGCTGTATTTTGTCTTTTTAGGTCTTTTGCCTTCTTATTTCGTATATAAGGCAAAAATTGCGTATAGACCTTTTAAGCAGGAATTTTTCGCACGTTTAAAACTCATAGGGCTCTCTTTGGCGGTTATTGTCGCGTCATTCTTTTTGTTTAGCAAATTTTATACATCTTTTGTCAGAGAGCATAAGCCCCTGCGCTATTCGATAAATCCGGCATACTGGATGTATTCCATCGGAAAGTATATCAATCTGACATTTAACAGCGGTCCGCTTGTTGTCAAACCGATAGGACTTGATGCCAAAATAGTCAATGACGACAATCGCAAAAAACTTGTTATTATGGTTGTGGGTGAAGCAGCGCGAGCGGATCATTTTAGTCTCAACGGCTATAAAAGAGAGACAAACCCTCTGCTTGCGCAGGATGACATCGTGGATTTTCCAAATTTTTACTCCTGTGGCACTTCTACTGCTGCATCTGTGCCGTGTATGTTTGCGAAATACGGCAAATCAGACTACAGCTACAAAAAAGGCATCAGCACAGAAAATGTGCTGGATGTGTTAAAGCATACAAATGATGTAGCGATTCTTTGGCGAGACAATAACTCTGACTCCAAAGGCGTAGCACTGCGTGTGCCGTATGAAGATTATAAAATTCCCAAAAACAACACTGTGTGCGCAGACGGAGAGTGCCGAGATGTCGGTATGCTCGTCGGACTTGACAAATTTATACAAAAGAACAAAGGAAAAAATATTTTAATTGTGCTGCATCAGATGGGAAATCACGGCCCTGCCTATTATAAACGTTACCCAAAAGCGTTCGAGAAGTTTACGCCTACATGTAAAACAAACCAGTTGGAAAACTGCACACAGCAAGAGATAACAAATGCCTATGACAATGCTATTTTGTATACCGATTATTTTTTAGACAAGACGATAAATTTTTTAAAAAAATATGAGAATAAATACGATACAGCTATGATATATATGAGCGACCACGGAGAGAGTCTGGGCGAGGGCGGTGTCTATCTGCACGGACTTCCTTACTTTATGGCTCCTGATGCGCAGGTGCATATCGGTGCGTTGATGTGGTTTGGAAAAAATATGGCAAAAAAAGTGGATGAAGATGCCTTGCGAAAACGTAAAGATGAAAAATATACACAAGATGATCTTTTTCATACATTACTGGGCATATTTGATGTGCATACAAAAGAGTATAACAAAAAGCTGGATATTTTAAAAGATGAACATTAA
- the glmU gene encoding bifunctional UDP-N-acetylglucosamine diphosphorylase/glucosamine-1-phosphate N-acetyltransferase GlmU encodes MKNEKISIIILAAGKGSRMKSSQAKVLHSISGKPMLYHIIKESRKISDDITVVVAHQKEAVIETMQNYFENIRFVEQDAQNFPGTGGAMMQVEPKYDKVLVLNGDMPLITADALKGFLELEADIIMSIFDLENPDGYGRVIIRNNHVEYIVEQKDADEAELNVTTVNAGVYAFSKVILERYIPDLSNDNAQQEYYLTDIIAMANEDESSIVPLLVDEEQFKGVNSKKDLADAEEIMQNRIRTKWMNAGVTMQLPATIYIEEDVVFEGECIVENGCRITGKSKIINSHIKAGSVVEESIMKNSDCGPMAHLRPLSNIENTHIGNFVEVKKSTLKGVKAGHLSYLGDAEIDEGTNVGAGTITCNYDGVKKYKTVIGKNVFIGSDSHLVAPITIEDDVMIAAGTTVTSGKIKSGNLVLSRTKMRLVKDFYYKFFGKK; translated from the coding sequence ATGAAAAATGAGAAAATAAGCATAATAATTTTGGCAGCCGGCAAAGGCAGCCGTATGAAATCATCGCAAGCAAAGGTTTTACATTCAATCAGCGGAAAACCTATGCTCTACCATATTATAAAAGAGTCCCGTAAAATTTCTGATGATATTACCGTAGTGGTTGCCCATCAAAAAGAAGCGGTTATTGAAACAATGCAAAATTATTTTGAAAACATTCGCTTTGTCGAACAAGACGCTCAAAATTTTCCAGGAACCGGCGGAGCCATGATGCAGGTAGAACCAAAATATGACAAGGTGTTGGTTCTTAACGGAGATATGCCACTCATTACAGCCGATGCACTCAAAGGCTTTTTGGAACTTGAAGCAGATATCATCATGAGTATTTTTGATCTTGAAAACCCTGACGGATACGGTCGCGTCATTATACGAAACAATCATGTTGAATACATTGTAGAACAAAAAGACGCTGATGAAGCAGAACTCAATGTCACAACCGTCAATGCCGGAGTCTATGCCTTTTCAAAAGTAATTTTGGAGCGATATATTCCTGATTTAAGCAATGACAATGCGCAACAGGAATACTATCTTACCGATATTATAGCCATGGCAAATGAGGATGAGTCCAGCATTGTTCCTCTGCTTGTTGATGAAGAACAGTTTAAGGGGGTCAATTCCAAAAAAGACCTCGCAGATGCCGAAGAGATCATGCAAAACAGAATTCGCACAAAATGGATGAACGCAGGTGTGACGATGCAGCTTCCTGCAACGATTTATATAGAAGAAGATGTTGTTTTTGAGGGAGAGTGCATCGTAGAAAACGGCTGTCGCATTACCGGAAAAAGCAAAATCATCAACTCCCATATAAAAGCTGGCAGCGTTGTAGAAGAGAGTATAATGAAAAACTCCGACTGTGGACCGATGGCGCATTTAAGACCGCTTTCAAACATAGAAAACACCCACATCGGGAATTTTGTAGAAGTAAAAAAATCAACCCTCAAAGGGGTAAAAGCCGGACATTTGAGTTATTTGGGCGATGCTGAGATAGACGAAGGCACAAACGTAGGTGCGGGAACCATTACATGTAACTATGACGGCGTGAAAAAATACAAAACAGTCATCGGCAAGAATGTCTTCATCGGCAGCGACTCCCATCTTGTAGCCCCAATAACCATAGAAGATGACGTGATGATAGCGGCAGGAACGACAGTAACAAGCGGCAAAATTAAAAGCGGTAATCTGGTTCTCAGCCGGACAAAAATGCGCCTTGTAAAAGATTTTTATTATAAGTTTTTTGGGAAGAAATAG
- a CDS encoding DNA-deoxyinosine glycosylase, with amino-acid sequence MQSLHFHTIEPVIFADSKVLILGSFPSIKSFEEGFYYAHPRNQFWPILAAIYKEPVQTKEEKTALCKKHKIALFDSAASLQRDANNSSDTNLKNITVNDFEKLLAEYPNIKTILFTGKKAQQIFDKEYKHLKIKKLLLPSTSPAYASMKFEEKLAKYKEALPHPFQ; translated from the coding sequence TTGCAGTCACTTCATTTTCACACCATTGAACCTGTTATATTTGCTGATTCAAAAGTGCTTATACTCGGTTCATTTCCCAGTATAAAATCTTTTGAAGAGGGATTTTACTATGCCCATCCACGGAACCAGTTCTGGCCTATATTGGCTGCGATTTACAAAGAACCTGTTCAGACAAAAGAAGAAAAAACTGCCCTGTGCAAAAAACACAAGATAGCCCTTTTTGACAGTGCTGCAAGTCTGCAAAGAGATGCAAACAATTCCAGTGATACCAACCTGAAAAATATCACAGTCAATGATTTTGAAAAACTTTTAGCAGAATATCCAAACATCAAAACCATATTGTTTACAGGCAAAAAAGCACAACAGATTTTTGACAAAGAGTACAAACATCTGAAAATCAAAAAACTCCTGCTCCCCTCAACCTCCCCCGCCTATGCCAGTATGAAATTTGAAGAAAAACTTGCGAAATACAAAGAGGCTTTGCCTCATCCCTTTCAGTAA
- a CDS encoding DUF2846 domain-containing protein: MNKSKLALLVLAVSVMFFSGCSTVPLEPKEMSESAKSFNTPPEGKAGLYVYRDSIFGTALKKDIWIDNKCLGESAIKVFFYQNIEGNKEHKLSTESEFSANNLFIETKSGKNYYIRQYIKMGVFVGGAGLEVVEEKEAQEAIKKLDMAKKGICSKEHPDD, translated from the coding sequence ATGAATAAAAGTAAATTAGCTCTCCTAGTGTTAGCAGTATCTGTAATGTTTTTCAGTGGATGTAGTACTGTTCCATTAGAACCAAAAGAAATGTCTGAAAGTGCCAAATCTTTCAACACTCCTCCTGAAGGAAAAGCGGGGCTATATGTTTATCGAGATTCAATATTTGGAACTGCCTTAAAGAAAGATATTTGGATTGATAATAAATGTCTAGGTGAGTCTGCAATAAAAGTTTTCTTTTATCAAAATATCGAAGGCAACAAGGAACATAAACTTTCAACTGAGTCAGAATTTTCAGCTAATAACCTTTTTATTGAAACAAAAAGTGGTAAAAACTACTATATTCGACAGTATATCAAAATGGGTGTTTTTGTTGGAGGGGCAGGTCTTGAAGTTGTAGAAGAAAAAGAAGCGCAGGAAGCTATTAAAAAATTAGACATGGCAAAAAAAGGAATCTGTAGTAAAGAACATCCTGACGATTAA